ctctctctcactcacacatacgtacatatacacacatacaaacctCAAGTATGAAGTATGTTTGCATGGTTCCCATGTCTATACTTATTCCTGCTCAGGAAGCTCTATCCAGacctataatttattcatttagtcaaacaataaataacataatttcaatcaatgaaaagtaaatgaaCCAAATAGAGCAGAGTGAGGAGATGGGAATGATGGCATGGGGGATGGGATTTATTTTAGACAAGGTGTTCGTCTCTGGCAAGATGTCATTTGAACAGAGACATGAATGATGTAAAGGAGCAGCATCTCTCTCCATAGAGACCTGGGTAAGAACATTCTGGATAGAAGGACCAGCAATTTCAAAGGCTCAAAGAGaggaatatgcttttttttttttttttccagaagataGCAAGGCCATTGTACCTCGAGTGCAGTGAAGAAGAAACTACCAAAACACAAAGTTGGTAAGATCGTTAGTCTCACACTAACTGTCTCTTATAACCTAATCGCAGAGGTGACATACCATCACTTCTGTCATGTAATATTCATCACACAGACCAACCTTGATTCAATGTGGGATGATGAGAATGCCGGAAGAGGGGATGGGTCACTGGGGCCACAATGAGTTTTTGCAGCTTTTGATCTTTTCATTAGGAATTGGAGAATGGAAATTCCTGTATCTGACTTCCCTCTTCCTTATCTACCCAGTAGTCTCTTGCAcacttattttcatataaattttcaaacctataaaaaatagaatatattgaCCTCCCAATTAACCAGTTTCAACAATTCTGAACACATGGCTGTTCTGTTTCATCCGTGTATTCTCCATTCTCTCTAACTcggattattttaaagcaaatccaagACATATCATTTAATCTGTGAATATCTCTAAAATATGACCCTTCCTTATTCTTAAGAAAAACCACAATATGATTATTACACCTGAAAAAGTTAACAATAAAGCTTTACTATCCAGTTAGTGTTTAAATTTCCCATAATATCCTTTCAAAGTTGGTTCATTTGAATCAAGATCTAAACAAAGTCCATATACAGTTCATATATATAGTTTATCATATAGTTATTTACATAactatataaacagaaaaaagtataaaaataaaaggtacttAGGGTCAGCTGCATATTTAAGAAGTGGGGAGGAAATTACCTTGCTCTTCTCTTCAATCCTAAACAACATGTTCCCTTGAATTCAGGTCGTTACCATGAGTGTCATCCATTAGGAGTTAACATAATGTTCTTTCTACAGGGAAATATTATCTAAGCTCTAAACAAACAATTTAGAAGCAAAGTTGTGTAAAGCATTCCTTTAGTAAGTTGAGAATGCCAGAAAACATCACCTCACATGTCCTCAGGCTAATGAATCCACCTAAGGCACTCGATGTAACATACCCAGATTGGCCATTAAACTAAACCAAAGTATCACTTGAATCTTATGAACTGCACAAATTCCCTGCAaggaaaacatacatacataattatcTCACTTGTCATAGCTTAAAAGGTGTTTCTGAAGAAAAAGGTGCAGCAAGAACCAAGCAAGACAAAAATACTTCCTTAGAAATAATCTGGCATCTCTAGCTGTTGTTATGATTGTCCCTGGAAACGAGCCAGAACAGATGAATAAGTATCTGACTGTTATGAGCTGCCAAATATAGGCTAAGAAATTAAGCCTACTATTCAGGAAAGAAAGAGTCAGAGAAGTTAACAGTGTTTTCTTAGTAGGAGAGAACTATTGTCGACTCTCAGTTTTTTGATGAGCCACAAAAAtatcactttgttctttttatacaatagaaaacaaatggaaggaaCCTAATAGGAAATGCCGGGTGTTTATAAAGAAACTTGAGCACTCAGCAGATTTTCTTCCATTGCTTTCTATAAAATTCTTATTGGATGAATAGAGGCAGGTTGGGAGATGGATGCCTTACTTTTTCTGcttaatgtgtgtgttttttttttttttttttgagacggagtcttgctctgtcccccaggctggagtgcagtggcgcaatctcggctcactgcaagctccgcctcctgggttcacgccattctcctgcctcagcctcccgagtagctgggactacaggcgcccgccaacatgcccggctaattttttgtatttttagtagagacggggtttcaccgtgttagccaggatggtctcgatctcctgacctcgtgatccgcctgcctcggcctcccaaagtgctgggattacaggcttgagccaccgcgcccggcttcctGCTTAATGTGTTGAAAAATTAATAGAACACTTATACAATCATAATGccttcagttttaaaattaaatactctaaaaggaatattttatccACATCCTGTTTTGGTGTACTAGGAAACCTGGGACCCAGAGGGAATTGCTTGGGTCCCACAGTTGGCCTGTGCTAGAACTGGGACAGGGCCAGAACTCCTGCCTCCAGGAGAGGGGTTCAGACTGCTTCCCCATGAGATGGCTTTGCCAACATCCGAATCAGCCATTATCAGGAAGAAAATGCTAAAGTAGTCACGGCCATTTTACTCTATCATTTCCTTTGAAATGTTTTGGAAATAGATGCATTTAGACATTTGGAAAAAGCTCACATAAAATATAATCACTATCCCTTCACCTCTTAGTACTGAACTCTTAGACTATGGAGAATCAAGTTTCCTGAACCATCTCCCATGTTATAAATCTATGAAGAATCTGTTGTAAGTGATTTGAATGTACTATCTAATAGTTGGCATTCTAATCAGGATAATTACTAATGATTGCAATTGGTCATCGCAATGCCCATAATCTATCTATAATCTTGCCTGCCACTTACTTCCTGTcatgtggcccagttcctaacaggccatggatcaGCACTGGGGGTCAGAGACCCCTAGGTTATAccgtatagcctaggtgtgtagtaggctagacCATCCAGCTTTGTGTAAGGccactctatgatgttcatacaATGACAAAATAGCCTAACAATGCATCTTTCAGAATGTGTCCCCatattaagtgacacatgactgtaccttccattaggccccacctcccaacactgctgcacgggggattaagtttctaacatTTGAACTTtaggagacacattcaaaccataccaGCCTCCTTTTCCAAGTCCTCATGGAATTGATGAATCCAGTCTAGATGAATCAACAGACTGAATGTGTATCAGTGAAGCCTTCCTGTGGTTTGCTTTATGAAACTACATGGATAGAAAAAGGCCAAGGTTGGATTGTCTCCTGTGGAGAAGTTTAACTACTGGAGTGGGTTGCTAAACCTGGGACATATATTAAAGCCACTGGTGCCTGTTGATCATGACAACTGTCTACAGATTAAGAAGGACGGCAGCCCAGCTTAGTAACTGCTATGATTCAGAAGGATGGGGCTGCACTATGAGGGCAGTTTATTCAGAATGATATGTTGACAGGCCAgaccagcactatgggaggctgaggcgggaggatcacttgaggccagaagttcaagaccagcctggccaacatggcaaatccccatctgtactaaaaatacaaaaaaaattagctggacttggtggcacatgcctgtaatccgagctactttggagtctgaagcatgagaatcgcttgaacctaggaggcggaggttgcagtgagccgacatggcaccactgcactccagcctgtgtgacagagtgagactgtgtctgaaaaaaaaaaaaaaaaaaagaaaaaacaaaataatatgctGACAGATGACCTGAGTTCTCATGACACCTCCTAGGTGATGATGCCATTTCAATCTATAAATAATGAAGGCTATAGTTTCTTGCTGCTCTTAGAAAGGCTAATGCTATAGCTTTCTgctaaacattttcttattaagCTTTGCCAGCATCCTGAGCTTGATGGTTTTCATGGCTTGGCTTACCCTCCTCTTAGGGATTTCTTAATCACCAAACTCTCAGACACTATTTTCAAACAAATGAATGAGATCCCCTGGGGACCTGAAAGAGCTGCCAAACCTCTCAGAGTGATTCGGCTGATGAAAGTGGGAGGCCAGAGGTCAGGAGGTGTGTGCCCACTGGGCACTGTTTCGATGGGTTACTGAGCTCTAGTACTTGGTCCACAGAATTGAGTTCACTTGTCCAGGGCTACTGCCTGCAAGACAGAGACAGCTGGCCCTGTCCTTGCATTTGTAAGGATAGGCACGATTCATCAAAATACTATTCTATACTTGGGAGGCagacgtgggaggatcgcttgagcccaggagttcaatgctgcagtgagctatgattgtgccactgcatgccagcctaggtgacagagtgagaccctgtctcaaaaaaaaaataaaatacacacacacacacacacacacacacacacgtatatgtattCTGCTGCTTGGGCCAATAAATGGGCCAGAACCAAGAGAAAAAGCAGGGGTAACCTGAGGGTTACTTCTAGATCaagcaagagaaggaaaacaTCAAATCCAGATCTGTAAGCGAGGTCAGAGCACATTAACGAGAGGATATTCCAGAAGGGTAgtgattgaattttttaaaaagagggggTGGGGTGTCAATAAGCAGGTACTACCAGTCATGTAGCAAAGGGAATTCAGGAGCAATGGGCAGTCTTGGAAGTAACAGAATGGGTAACGAAGGATAGGGAAACTGTTGCCAAATGGGAGGGAGCAGCGGGGGCAGGAGTTGGGAAGTGAACGAGTAAAGATCTAACAAAAGAAACAGGACTGGAAGGAGACACCTCCTCTCTGTTTCTGCCCATCTTGGATCCAGGCTGTCCTCTGGGCAGACAGAtggctccagtctacagctctgGCTCCTACTTCTTTCCTTAGATCAATTCCCACAAATCACTTTCTCCTGTCCAGAAAAATGTTCTTTCTACTACTGTCCAGAGAAATGAATCattctctacagaatgcaaatagaaaaagaaggaagcagaCGTCCTGGTTTAACCAATCAGAGGAGTAGAAATTACCCCTGGCCATCAGTGGGGAGATAGATTTTGAGGCCAGAttgcattttaaaaggctttgttaaccaagttctttttttaaatttaacattccTTCATGAGCATTTCCCTAATCATGAAGAgtagtcacttaaaaaaattacggggccggacacggtggctcatggctgtaatctcagaattttggaaggccaaggaggttggatcgcttgagctcacgaattcgagaccagcctgggcaacatggcaaaaccctgtctgtacaaaaaaataaaaaaaattagccggacatagttgtgcgctcctgtagtcccagctacttgggaggctgaggtgggaggattgcttgagcccgggaggcagaggttgcggtgagccgagatcatgccactgcactccagcctgggtgacagagccagaccctgtttcaaaaaatatatatattgaagtGTAACATATATATGGAAACTTGCACACATCTAAAGTGTACCTTTCGAAGGATTTCCATCAGCTGCACACACCCATAGACAGCTCCCCAGAAGTGCCCCTATAAAaagcactctttctttttttttgagacagagtctgaaactattttttgagacagagtctctttgaCTATTCCCAACTCTGGGAAACCCCATTTATCTACTTTGTCTCCTCTGAGCTACTGAGTATGGTGAGAGAAAGTATAGAACCCTTCTGGTTAAGGCACTACAAGttttgggtttgtgtgtgtgttttttaatagagatggcatctccctatgttgcccaggctggtctcaaactcgagGGCTCAAGagctcctcctgcttcagcctcccaaagtgctgagattacaggcatgagccactgcgccccaccaaGGCCACTACAAATCCTTGCTATCTCTGTTTATCAAGACCCTCACTGTGTTATGTTCTGAGTGCTAAGATTGGGCTTGTGGTTTGCCTTCATGTTAATCAGTGATATTGACCTATAACTTTCTAAGTTATCTGTAACTTCTAACTTAGTATTATCTTTGTGAAGTTTTAACGATTAaaagtgtattagtcagttcttgtagtgctataaagaactacctgaggtcgggagcggtgactcacacctgtaatcccagcacttcaggaggccaaggtggacggatcacttgagatcaggagttcaagactaggcttgccagcatggtgaaacccggtctctactaaaaatacaaaaattagctgggtgtggtggcatgtgcctatagtcccagctacttgggagggtgaggcaggagaatcgcttgaacccaggaggcagaggttgcaatgagctgagatcacaccactgcattccagcctgggtgacagggcgagaccctgtctcactcacacacacaaacacacacacaaagaactacctgagactgggtaattaataaagaaaagaggtttaattggctcacagttttacaggctgtacaggaagcatggttggggaggcctcaggaaacttaaaatcatggcggaaggtgaagaggCAGGAGGCACgttttacatggctggagcaggaggaagagaaagagcaggAAGGTGCTACGCACTTTTATAAACAACCAGATcatgtgaaaactcactcactattatgagaacagcaagggggaaatccacccccatgatttaatcacctcccaccaggcccctcttccaacactggggattacaattcaacatgagacccaaaccatatcaaaaagcttatttgcaattttacattttgaaaatgatgAGAAGGATAGGTTTGGAATACTCAACAAGATGAGATACCTGTACAATGCTTTGTATGGTGGGATAGATGTCACCTTAGATAAGCAGATGGTTTTACACAGTACacaaataaaaaggttttttttttttatatttgaacaAGCATGTATTTCTTTTAGTGAGTACTGAAGTAAAATAGAATTAGCACACCAAACCCAATTTTCATCACTGCCATTGCTTAGAAGGAGGGTAAGTTTTATAAGTAAGTTGAATTAAAGTTGATTAAAGAAAAATGGTAATTACATAACAGTACAGGTGACCTGCAGATGTGGCAGTAATTTGTAAGTGCTAGTTAAATGACATTGCTACTGCATAATTTAGAAGTCCTGAAACCTTTCTCTCGTGTATTTTAAATCCTAACAGGAAGAAACAGAGGGAGTTATTTAGGAtatgccaagaaaaaaagaatcaaatccaCCCTCAAAGTCATATTAAAATAGTGTTTACTTCGTGTTATTGATCTCTTTGTAAGACACGTTTATGAGTCAGCTTTGTATTTAACAATTATGTAAATAGTTATCATGTGGGTTTTTACTTTATTACCATATACCTGGGAATAATATCAGCCATTTATTTTTaggacaattattttttaaaattttcaaaaaaaaaattttttttttttgagatggaatcttgctctgtcgcccaggctagagtgtagtggtgtgatctcggcttactacaacctccaaaccccgggattcaagcgattctcctgcctcagcctcccaagtagctgggactataggcgcccaccaccacgcccggctaatttttgtatttttagaagagatggggtttcaccatattgggcaggctggtcttgaactcctgaccttgtgatcccctgaccttgtgatccgcccgtctcagcctcccaaagtgctgggattacaggtgtgagccacagcgcctgccCCCAAAAAATTAGCAGAtgggggtctccctctgtcaaccaggctggggtgcagtgacacaaacacagctcactgcagcctcgaactcctgggctcaagagatccttctcagcctccagaggagctgggtcGTTAGGTGCACACACCATGCCCAcccaaatatacacacacacacacatatatatatacacacacacacatatatatgtatatatatacacatatatacgtatatatacgtatatatatacacatatatacgtatatatactgtatatatatacacatatatactgtatatatgtatatatatacagtatatatgtatatatactgtatatatgtacacatatatatgtatatatgtatatatatacatatatatgtatatatatacatatatatgtatatatactgtatatatacacacatatatgtgtatatatatatacagtatatatacatacatatatacacacatatatgtgtatatatatacagtatatatacatacatatatacacacatatatacacatatatgtgtatatatatacatatatatacacatatatatacacatatatatactttgagacaaagtcttgctatgttgcccagcctggtctcaaactctgggcctcaagcaatccttccacctcagccttgcaaagtgctgggattacagttatgatcCACTGCATCTGGCACAAATttccaaatttagaaaaaaaaagttcaaacttAATAATGGATATAAGTCTGTAGTCCACATAACAAACCAATACGATAATGAgttaggttttgttttggtttcgtGTTGCTAAAGTTCCCATTCCAGGATCAGGTGGGCCAACTGAACACTCAATTTTGGGGTGTCTATATATAGAGCGTTTGCCATCTTGTTCACAGcactttgtgtttttattatcacTTTACTTAATCTTTGCTTCCACATCTAGACTGTAAACCTTAAGGGAAGAAAccacatctttttcctttttgtatccTCAGTACCAGCAGAATAGCTTGCTAAAGTAGATACACAAATTCCTACTGCAAGTCACTGGGTATATCCATCcaaaactttagaaaaaattttattatggaaaagttCAAATGTATGCATTATCGATGCGTCATCTGGCACTTTCTAAACTGTTTCTTGGGTGTTTAAGATGAAAGCCAGGGAAAGATGTCAGTTACATTTGTGCTTTCTCTTCGCCAATAGCAAAAGCAGAATACAGTACACCATGGGAAAGACACTGTTGTACGAATTACAGAGCAACCAGAGAGAGGAGAGGCTCCTGACCTCCACAGCCAGCATGATGTAGGCAGTGATCAACTGGGTGTGGGCCCAGGTGAGGGTTCTATAGAACAGCCTCATCGGCCAGGATCTGATAAACTCATTGGCAAAGGAGTGAATCAGGTAGTCAGCTTCCACCATCACGGCCCAGCAAAGGAAACCAAACACCTGTCCTGGATGGAGTCCATGCCACCAGGCAGAGAAGGCAAATGTCTGCAACAACGGCCAAGCCCTGCTGTGCTGGAATACAAGCCGTCGGAGCCATCGAGCCGTGCTTTGGTTCCACTTTCTTGCAAACACAGATATCCTGTGGGTTCTTTCCAGGGTCCAGATGTCTGCATCGGGGACATATCCCTCCTCTGCAGGGCTCTGACCAAGCTCAGGCCCAAAGCCCGCTGCATGGAGGAGGGAGTCATCCAGGATCCAGTGGGAGTAGTAGGTGAGCTTGAAAAGCCCGGCTGTGGTCCACATGACATAGATGCACTCGAATTGCTGGCAATCAGTCAGCCCCGCTCCTGCATCCACCACCCTGCTCACTGCCACGTTTAGGCATTCTAGTCCAAGAATCTGCAGACCCCTCCAGCTCAGAGCCCAGAAAGAGTGCCTGGGATACAAAGCACTGGACCCTTGAACACGAGCCTGAAATTGCTGGAAGGAGCACAGAGAGCCTCCCAGGAGAGCAGGGAAAAAGAGCAAGTAGCTGAAATAGGGCAGTGCCTTACACACATGCTCAGACAAAGAGCTCCTGCTCCTGATGCCTCCAGATACTGCCTCCACTTTCGCCTCACAAATGTCCAGAGAGAGGGACGTGACCCTCTGGGTCAAGAGCATGAGAGAAGAAAGAGTGATGCAGAACCtgcaagataattttttaaagaacataaaaatactctgtatttattctctctcttatTCTAGTCTGTCATACGTGATCTCACAGGAAATAGATAAGTCTGTACAGCTAAGATTAATCTCATGGCCTGCAGGACCCcacacaaaataagtcttaaaataaaataaatcaatcttatttattattttttttgtagagatggggtctcactatgttgtccaggctgatctcaaactcctgggcttaagcaatctgcctgtcttggcctcccaaagtgctgggattacaggcatgagccactgcccctggcaaTATTTATAGATCTTAAGTATACAGTGGAACTTAAGTCTAGACTAATATACCCCAAACTTTTAAGAATAGTTACCTCTAGGGAATGAGATTAGCATAAGAATATCTTTCACTTATTgctttgtttgaattttttgtaatgatcatgtgtgttttataaataaatatacgtATATCtatatgaatatgtgtgtatatttgcatatatattttttgtttgttttaaagaaaaaaagatgcacaCATTTACTTGCATGTTCAACTTGGGAAGCTTCCCAGGGATCTCAGAGATCCATCCCATCTTCCATCCCAAAATCTTCCATTCTGAATAGGAGAATTTGCCTGGGAAATTTTACTTTAACAGCTGAAGACTCTTGAATTAATTCAGAACCACACACTACTCCAATTTGAAAGTTGTgggaataaaaatggaatcatggctgggtgcagtgggtcccatcgctttgggaggctgacgtgggtggaacccttgagcccaggagttcaagtctgcagtgagctatgattgcatcactgcactccagcctacgcatccaagtgagaccctgtctcaaaaaaaaaaaaaaaaaaggaaagaaaagaaagaaagaaagaaaaaagaaaaatgaagtcacttgtgttaaaaagcaaaacaaaacaaaacacttctgaCAAACAGAGCCAGGAAAAGGTATGAAGAGAGGGTTCTCAATGCTTGTATGTCTGATAACAAAAACTAccacaaaagactgcaaaaaccacaaccttgcacaaaaACCATTGCAACCctacacaaaaaaatacttttgtgaGGTCACCTGCCCAGCCACTGCCTGCCCAACCACAGACTGGCATCACCCTTGTCATTGAGCCTGTACTCAAGGATAAtgatttcaaaacaattatgtaatgctccttatttttctcttaaaaaactTTCTCTtaccggctgggtgtggtggctcacacctgtaatcccagcactttgggaggcctaggcaggtggtggatcacgaggtcaagagatcgagaccatcctggccaatatggtgaaaccccatctctactaaaaatacaaaaattagctgggcgtggtgatgcacacctgtagtcctagctactcgggaggctgagtcaggagagtcgctggaacctgggaggcggaggttgcagtgagctgagattgtgtcactgcattccagcctggtgatagagcgagactgcatctcaaaaacaaacaaacaaacaaaaactttgtcttcctttacctacCTGAATACACATACGATGGCACACATATGCCCACTGTAATGCCCAATTCCTAAAtaagtatcattttctttttttatttttttggagacagagtctcgctctgtggcccaggctggagtgcagtggcgcgatctcagccgcccactgcaacctctgctgcctcctgggttcaagcgattctcctacctcagcctcctgagtagctggaattacaggtgcatgtcaccacgcccagccaatttttgtatttttagtagagacagggtttcgccatgtctgccaggctgatcttgaactcctgatctcaggtgatccgcccacctcggcctcccaaagtgctaggattacaggtgtgagccactgcttccagccataagcatccttttcttttttcttttattttctcttgttttgtttttcctgagacacggtctcactctattgcccaggctggagtgcagtggcaccatcttggctcactgcaacctctgcctcccagactcaagtgatcctcccacctctccctcccgagaagctgggacttcAGACATGCTTTACcacgcctagttaatttttgtagggttttttttttgtagagacggggtttcactattttggccagactggtctcaaactcctggcctcaagtgatccacccacctcagcctcccaaagggctgggattataggcatgagccaccgcgcccagccccatcattttcttttaggGAGCCTCTTTCTATTTGTTATTTAGGGTGACATCAGGCAGGATCAAGAAAGTGGGGAAATAAAACATTAGTCAGAATTGCAAATAAGGGAATGATGAGGAACATTGTGGGAAATGTTGATTATAATGTTTCCAAGAAAGGCCTACAAAGATTAGGATCAGAGACTTGGGAGAAATTTGCCGTAGAGGAAACAAAAACTCGGTAGTGAAGAAAAGATAGGAAGTTGAAGATTTTAAATACAAACTTGGCTGTAGGACTTTGCTTAATGTGGGATTTGTACTGAGGAATGGTTCACAGTGTGTGCTGAGCCATTAGCAATTTGAAATATGGTCTTAACCAATCACCTGAGCTCTTACTGCTTCACCATCAAAGATCCTGCTGGCAAGATTATTGAGGAGAACAATGAATGAAAATTAGGCTGgtcacagtggttcacacctgtaatcccagcactttgggaggctgaggtgaggtgggctgatcacttgagcacaggagtttgagaccagcctgggcaacatggcaaaaacccgtttctacaaaaaatatgaaaattagcccgacgtggtggtgcatgcctgtggtcccagctactgaggaggctgaggtgggaggattgcttgagcctgggaggtcgaggctgcagtgagccatgagcatgccactgtgctccagcctgggcaacagagtgagaccttgtctcaaaaaaaaaaaaggaaagaaaattacaatGACACACTCTACAATCAGAAACGCTGTCCTGTGGAGAGAAAACAAGTCTTCTAACTGCTGCTGTTTCTATCTGTGTGTCTGAAGATTTAAGAAAAACTGACCCCCTCACTTGACTGATTCTCACTGAAAGCAAGGTAGCCTCCAAATGCCACCAAAACCTGCTCACTCACTCtctattatggactgaatgtgcCCCCAAAATTCCTGTGCTTATGATctaaccccagtacctcagaatgtgactgtatatGGAGTTAGGGTCTTTAaagatgtgattaaggttaaatgaggtcattaggacgGGCGCTAATCTAGTATGCACAGAGTCCTTATGAGAACAGAcaattaggacacagacacatgcacagacaGAGGAGTGACCATCACGTGGACATAGGGGGACACTGCCACCTGCAAGCCATGAGAATGGCCTCAGAAGAACCCAGCCCTGCTGATGCCATCATCagtgacttccagcctccagaactgtgaggaaatgaatttctgttgtttgagccacccagtctgtggcactgTGTGATGGCAGCAGCTGTGCCCGACTAGCAGAGCCCCCCATACCAGGTCTGCTCCAGCCTCCCTCGCATCCAGCCAGATCCTGTTCAACTTGCCCTCCCAGCCCCATCAGGCCCCAGCTCCCTACTGAAATCCTGATTCACTCCATCCCATTTGGTACTTCCTACGCCCCACCCACCTGCCATCTTGCCTTTTACTTAGAACAGCCAACCTGATGCCTTTGGTGAaaatagtctcttttttttttttttttttttttttgagacagtgtctccctctgtcacccaggctggagtgc
The nucleotide sequence above comes from Nomascus leucogenys isolate Asia chromosome 8, Asia_NLE_v1, whole genome shotgun sequence. Encoded proteins:
- the MBOAT4 gene encoding ghrelin O-acyltransferase yields the protein MEWLQLFFLHPVSFYQGAAFPFALLFNYLCIMDSFSARARYLFLLAGGGALAVAAMGPYAVLVFTPAVCAVAFLCSLAPQQVHRWTFCFQMSWQTLCHLGLHYTEYHLHEPPSVRFCITLSSLMLLTQRVTSLSLDICEAKVEAVSGGIRSRSSLSEHVCKALPYFSYLLFFPALLGGSLCSFQQFQARVQGSSALYPRHSFWALSWRGLQILGLECLNVAVSRVVDAGAGLTDCQQFECIYVMWTTAGLFKLTYYSHWILDDSLLHAAGFGPELGQSPAEEGYVPDADIWTLERTHRISVFARKWNQSTARWLRRLVFQHSRAWPLLQTFAFSAWWHGLHPGQVFGFLCWAVMVEADYLIHSFANEFIRSWPMRLFYRTLTWAHTQLITAYIMLAVEVRSLSSLWLLCNSYNSVFPMVYCILLLLLAKRKHKCN